From Lewinellaceae bacterium:
GCTGAAGGTATTGAAAATGCAGGACAACGAAGATGCCTCTCCCTACTGGCAACCCACCAATTGCTTCCACTGCGACCGGCCGCCCTGCGTGAAGGTCTGTCCGGTGAATGCCACTTTCAAAAGGAGCGACGGCATCGTGTTCATAGACACCGAGCGCTGCATCGGCTGCCGCTTCTGCATGGTGGCCTGCCCCTACGGCGCCCGGTCTTTCAACTGGGACGAACCTCATGTCCCGGAGGAAATCTTTAGCCAGCACCACCACTCTCCGGAATCGATCATTCCCAGGATCGGTACCGTATCCAAGTGCGACTTTTGCCCGGATATGGCCAGGAAGGGCGAACTGCCGCACTGCGTATCCGCCTGCCCGAACGGGACCTACTACTTTGGAGACGAAAATGAGGACTCGGTCTCTAATGGCGCAGAGACGTTGCGCCTGAGCCAGTTGCTCAAAGACCGGGCCGGTTACCGTTTTATGGAAGACCTCGGCCTGGAGCCACGGGTGTACTACCTTCCGCCGGTCAACCGCCTGTTCCCGTTTGAAGATGATGAATTTTCAAAAAATTACAAGGTAGGATGAATAAGCCAGCTCAAATCCAGTATTCTCCGCAAATGGAGAAAGACCTGAAAGCGCTTAGCAAGGACCTGCTCCCCAGGCCATTCGGGACATTGGGAAAAGCGTGGGTGGCCTTATTGCTGCTAAGCAGTTTGATCAGTTTGTTCTTTTACATCGGGCAGCTCCGGCAGGGCCTTGTCATCACCGACCTGAGGGATTTCACGCCCTGGGGCATCTACATCTCCAACTTCGTCTTTTTTGTCGCGATCAGCCTGGTAGGATCGCTCATCAGCGCCATCCTCAAATTGTCGGGGGCAAGCTGGAGAACCCCTATGACCCGAATCTCGGAAATCATCGCCGTGGCGGCCATCATCTTTGCAGCTATTGCGATCATCCTGGACATGGGGCGCCCGGACCGTTTTTACCACCTGTTTCTCTATGGCAGGATTCAGTCTCCGATCATCTGGGATGTCATCGTCATCACAACCTACCTGATCATCAGTTTTTTTCTGTTGTACATTCCCATGTTGCCCGACCTGGCTTATATGAGGGATCGGTTCCAGGGAATTCCAAAGTGGCAGCATAAATTGTATCAGGTGCTGGCCCTCAACTGGAAAGAGACCCCAAAGCAAAAAGAAAAACTGAACCGCGCCATTTATGTCCTGGCCGTGGTGATCATCCCCATTGCTTTCGGGATTCACACCGTTACCTCCTGGCTATTTGCCGCTACTTTGCGGCCAGGTTGGGATAGCACCAATTTTGGCCCCTATTTCGTTTCCGGGGCATTCATGGTGGGTGCCGCCGGGGTGATCACGGCCATGGCGGTCTTCCGGCAATTCCTCAATATGAAGGCGTATTTTACGGATGATCACTTTGATAAGATGGGCCGGCTGCTGGTGGTTTTGTCATTTGTATATTTATATTTCAACATCAATGAGTATTTTATTCCAGCCTATAAATTGAAAGGAATTGAAAGCGAACACCTGCAGGAATTGTTCGTCGGGAATTTCGCACCCCTGTTCTGGTCGGTGCAAATATTTGGGATGATCTTACCGATCATTGTGCTCTTGTTCAAAAAGGGAAGGAAACCGCTTCCTATGCTCTTAATGTCTGTTCTGGTTATTGTAGGCGCCTGGTTTAAGCGCTTTCTCATTGTAGTGCCCACTTTAAACCACCCCTACATTCCCATTCAGCGAGTACCTGAAGACTGGCTCCACTATTACCCCACTTTTCAGGAATGGTTTATCACCCTGGGCACCGTGACGGGAGCGCTGCTGATCATCACCCTTTTTGTAAGGCTGTTCCCAATCGTTCCTATCCTTGAGACCGCTGAGGAAATTCCTCATAAAAATACCGAAAAAACCACTTGATGCCGGATGTCAAAACCGATCAAAAATGAAGAATCAAATTTTTCGGATGCATACTTTAAACTGGGTGATCCTGGTAGCTCTGATGACCGTCGGCAGCGCTGTAAAATTAATTGCCCAGGAATCAACTGAAGAGGATAAAAAGGCCCGGATCAGCCTCGATTTTTTCAGCATCAACAATCGGGAACAAAAGCTGGTGGCTACGGTGAAAACGAAGGTGGAAGGCTTCTTCGAAAACGTCGCCGGAGTCAAGATCAGTTTTTACAAAGGCGAAGCCTCGGAGGAGAACCTTCTGGGAAGCCGGGAAACCGATATGAATGGCAAGGCCACCCTCGCCTTCTCGCCAAAATCCGATACGGCTCTTTGGTTCACTTACATCGCCGTTCTCGAAAACGTGCCCGGCTACAAAGATGCTGAAAAGGAGGTGGAGGCCAAAAAAGCCGTCCTGGAGTTCACCACCGAAGAAATGGACTCCGTCAGAACGGTAAACATCGTCGTAACTGCCCCTGATTCTGCCGGCAACATGGCCCCGGTTGCCGATGTGAACGCCCGGCTGTTTGTCAAGCGGTTGTTTGGCGCACTGCCCGTCTCGGATGAAATGGAGACAACAGATGAAGATGGGGCCTTGAGCGTAGAATTCCCTTCTGACATTCCGGGAGATAAGGATGGGAACCTGCTTCTCGTCGCTCGTGTAAGTGACCACGAAGAGTTTGGCAACCTGGAATTCAGCAAAACTGTCCCTTGGGGCCAGGCGGTCCAATTAGATCAGTCAAAACAGATGAAAGAACTGTGGTTGTCTTCTTCCAATACGTATAAGGGGTTCCTCATCATTGTTAATCTGATGTTACTCGGCGTAGTGGGCGTTATCGTGTATATTATCAGGCAACTCATGCAAATTAAGAAACTCGGCCTGGAAGGAAGTTCTGAGTAGAAAAGGCGCATGGGTTAATTATGAGTTAATTGTAAATTTCTGATGTGCCTTACACCGGACTTTATAGCCTTAATTAATGAATCAGTCACACAAAAAACATTAGGCCATGAATACCAAATTTTTCGTTCCGATCCTTCTATTAGGATTTTCACTGTGTTTACTTTCTTTCCAGGGCAGCAGCGACTGGCCGGTGCCGGAAAAGTACCAAAAAATGAAAAATCCCGTCCCTGCCGATAAAGAGTCGATCAGCATTGGAAAGACTTTATACGGCACACACTGCAAATCCTGCCACGGCAAAGAAGGATACGGCGACGGCACTAAGGCCGCCCAACTTGAAACGCCTTGTGGCGATTTCACCATCGACAAGTTCCAGAAGCAGACAGACGGGGCTATTTTCTACAAAACTTCGGAGGGAAGAGACGATATGCCTTCTTTCAAAAAGAAGATTCCCGACCAGGAAGATATCTGGCATCTGGTAAATTTCCTGCGCACGCTGAAGGAATAGGACTGGGCTATAGCTGTTGCCGGTTGTTGGTTGATTGATACCCAATAACGGCGAACCGCTCCATATCAACTTCTAACGTCCAACGAGGGCCATTCAGGTTTTCCCGAATGGCCCTAGCTTGTTTTATATCTTAAACTTTTCCCCTCTGCCGTTGTTTCCTCCAAAATATTAAAACATGAAAATTGCCGCCCTTTTCCTCCTGCTCGCCATTCTCGGCGTTACCCTGGTAAGCGCCACTAAACGGAAAGCCCAAACTGCCGACGCCAAAGCCGCGCCCAACGCTTTCCACGAGCTAACCGTCACCGGCATCGACGGCAAGGAAATCCAGATGAAAGATTTTCAGGGCAAGTACGTACTGTGTGTCAACGTGGCCTCCAAATGCGGCTTCACCCCTCAGTACAAAGGCCTGCAGGCCCTCTACGAAAAATACCAGGACAAACTCGTGATCATCGGCTTCCCCAGCAACCAGTTCCTCATGCAGGAACCGGGCTCCGAGGAGGAGATCGCTACCTTCTGCGAGATCAACTACGGCGTCACTTTCCCGCTTACCGAAAAGATCAAGGTGAAAGGCGGCGGGCAGCACCCGGTTTACGCCTGGCTTACCCAAAAGAAATACAACGGCGTATCGGACGCCAAGGTGAGCTGGAATTTCAATAAATTCCTCATCTCGCCGGAAGGGAAGTGGCTGGCGCATTTTCCGTCGAAAGTAGAGCCGATGAGTGAGGAGATTACTCAATACTTGCAGTAATCTTTCGTGCCTGTTTTTGGTTAAATATCAATCTTATTGGGAATTAGATACTCACTCCTATTGGCTTTGCCAAAGGAAGGATGCTTTGCGCCAGGA
This genomic window contains:
- a CDS encoding 4Fe-4S dicluster domain-containing protein: MTDKNNQSTTRREFLAKGIAAGALSATAIATACFRQDDVEVTGEKAKLLSPEGEIVEVDTAYLKPVPTETHAKAAHLREGIPGRKFVMVIDLARCKNLRKCHDACEKIHYLPPDKNWLKVLKMQDNEDASPYWQPTNCFHCDRPPCVKVCPVNATFKRSDGIVFIDTERCIGCRFCMVACPYGARSFNWDEPHVPEEIFSQHHHSPESIIPRIGTVSKCDFCPDMARKGELPHCVSACPNGTYYFGDENEDSVSNGAETLRLSQLLKDRAGYRFMEDLGLEPRVYYLPPVNRLFPFEDDEFSKNYKVG
- the nrfD gene encoding polysulfide reductase NrfD; translation: MEKDLKALSKDLLPRPFGTLGKAWVALLLLSSLISLFFYIGQLRQGLVITDLRDFTPWGIYISNFVFFVAISLVGSLISAILKLSGASWRTPMTRISEIIAVAAIIFAAIAIILDMGRPDRFYHLFLYGRIQSPIIWDVIVITTYLIISFFLLYIPMLPDLAYMRDRFQGIPKWQHKLYQVLALNWKETPKQKEKLNRAIYVLAVVIIPIAFGIHTVTSWLFAATLRPGWDSTNFGPYFVSGAFMVGAAGVITAMAVFRQFLNMKAYFTDDHFDKMGRLLVVLSFVYLYFNINEYFIPAYKLKGIESEHLQELFVGNFAPLFWSVQIFGMILPIIVLLFKKGRKPLPMLLMSVLVIVGAWFKRFLIVVPTLNHPYIPIQRVPEDWLHYYPTFQEWFITLGTVTGALLIITLFVRLFPIVPILETAEEIPHKNTEKTT
- a CDS encoding c-type cytochrome → MNTKFFVPILLLGFSLCLLSFQGSSDWPVPEKYQKMKNPVPADKESISIGKTLYGTHCKSCHGKEGYGDGTKAAQLETPCGDFTIDKFQKQTDGAIFYKTSEGRDDMPSFKKKIPDQEDIWHLVNFLRTLKE
- a CDS encoding glutathione peroxidase; its protein translation is MKIAALFLLLAILGVTLVSATKRKAQTADAKAAPNAFHELTVTGIDGKEIQMKDFQGKYVLCVNVASKCGFTPQYKGLQALYEKYQDKLVIIGFPSNQFLMQEPGSEEEIATFCEINYGVTFPLTEKIKVKGGGQHPVYAWLTQKKYNGVSDAKVSWNFNKFLISPEGKWLAHFPSKVEPMSEEITQYLQ